One stretch of Acidicapsa acidisoli DNA includes these proteins:
- a CDS encoding tetratricopeptide repeat protein: MNNSTKWMFLALLVVLAKPVPGSGQPQPASALESAVAAAQQAQAAHDYVAAVHDYKQAVKIRADVPQLWANLGLVEHLAGDYPAAISSLQQANRLNPALYVPNLFLGIDYVRTGKAREAIPFLIKAEKINGADPQAPLALGRAYFAVRRFSSAAKEFERATALDPKLGQAWFSLGIDRLNQVEADALKMSTVAKDSPYSGALYAESLEKQARFGEAASLYRSLFTSQPQPPCIHSELGFALLRHHDATEAATEFADERAAHPECGQALLGEARLAIENDGNEQAVKLLQELWERDHGFVISNEHILMEDLPTDAATHFAGYISQPGTAVPSDLQSALLAAMNGDGQPSNEILGDRQSSAPVKAEPVSTGSRTAEAYYAAGKFELCAKVLSPALATTPAHGRVDELRLLAACSYFAGDNERAVRAAAALEALLPQSPEALYWSIRANERLALQSLARFQQLESDSARSHILLGDIYDQLERFDDAQVEYSKALDITPGDPAALLGLASAYLSNNNLDKAMETARTALQHIPEDPELNLLMAETLVGKYQFAEAEPFLRKSLNAKPQMLSHVHALIGKVYAETGRTQDAIDQLKMGVTSDENGSVHYLLAQLYCQIGDAKDAAIALDEMKTIKQQRRDRGVKKIEDPDLSSLEANPGDTSRP; the protein is encoded by the coding sequence GTGAATAACAGCACCAAATGGATGTTCCTGGCTCTTCTGGTTGTGCTGGCCAAACCCGTACCTGGGTCTGGCCAGCCGCAACCGGCTTCCGCTCTTGAGTCGGCCGTGGCCGCAGCGCAGCAGGCCCAGGCCGCGCATGACTATGTCGCTGCTGTACACGACTATAAACAGGCAGTGAAGATTCGTGCGGACGTGCCGCAACTATGGGCCAATCTCGGACTCGTCGAGCATCTGGCCGGAGACTATCCCGCAGCGATCTCGAGCTTGCAGCAGGCCAACCGTCTCAATCCGGCCTTGTACGTTCCCAATCTCTTCCTTGGAATCGACTATGTGCGCACCGGTAAAGCGCGCGAAGCGATTCCTTTTCTGATCAAAGCGGAGAAGATCAATGGCGCCGATCCGCAGGCGCCTCTTGCACTGGGGCGCGCTTATTTCGCGGTCCGCAGATTTTCCAGCGCGGCGAAAGAGTTTGAGCGTGCGACGGCGCTTGATCCAAAGCTCGGCCAAGCCTGGTTCTCGCTTGGGATTGACCGGCTGAACCAGGTGGAAGCCGACGCTCTCAAGATGTCCACCGTTGCTAAAGATTCTCCTTATTCCGGAGCACTTTATGCCGAGTCGCTGGAAAAGCAGGCAAGATTCGGCGAGGCTGCTAGCCTTTATCGAAGCCTGTTCACCTCCCAGCCTCAACCTCCCTGCATCCATTCAGAGCTGGGCTTCGCCCTTCTCAGGCATCACGATGCGACAGAGGCAGCCACAGAATTTGCCGACGAGCGCGCAGCGCATCCGGAGTGCGGCCAGGCTCTCCTCGGAGAGGCGCGCCTTGCAATTGAAAATGACGGCAATGAGCAAGCGGTGAAGCTGCTGCAGGAGTTATGGGAACGCGACCATGGCTTTGTCATTTCGAACGAGCACATCCTCATGGAAGACCTGCCCACGGATGCGGCAACCCACTTTGCCGGATACATCTCTCAGCCGGGTACAGCCGTGCCGTCTGACCTGCAAAGCGCATTGCTGGCAGCAATGAACGGCGACGGACAGCCTTCGAATGAAATCCTTGGCGATCGCCAATCGAGCGCGCCCGTAAAGGCAGAGCCTGTCTCCACAGGCAGCCGCACCGCGGAAGCGTACTACGCGGCAGGAAAATTTGAGCTATGCGCGAAGGTGCTCAGTCCCGCGCTCGCCACCACACCAGCCCATGGGCGAGTTGACGAGCTTCGCCTGCTTGCAGCCTGCTCATACTTTGCTGGAGACAACGAGCGCGCTGTCCGCGCCGCGGCCGCTTTGGAAGCATTGCTGCCACAATCACCCGAAGCGCTCTACTGGTCGATTCGAGCCAATGAGCGGCTTGCTCTGCAATCTCTCGCCCGCTTCCAGCAACTGGAATCGGATTCGGCCCGAAGCCACATTCTTCTCGGCGATATCTACGACCAGCTTGAAAGATTCGATGACGCGCAAGTCGAATACAGTAAGGCGCTCGACATAACTCCCGGTGACCCGGCGGCCCTGCTCGGGCTGGCCTCAGCCTATCTCAGCAATAACAATCTCGATAAGGCAATGGAGACGGCGCGGACAGCACTACAGCACATTCCGGAGGATCCCGAGTTGAACCTTCTCATGGCGGAGACTCTGGTGGGGAAGTATCAGTTCGCGGAAGCAGAGCCGTTCCTGAGAAAAAGCCTCAACGCGAAGCCACAGATGCTCAGTCATGTGCATGCACTGATCGGCAAGGTGTACGCGGAAACCGGCAGAACTCAGGATGCGATCGACCAATTGAAGATGGGCGTCACGAGTGATGAAAACGGATCTGTTCATTACCTGCTTGCGCAGCTATACTGCCAGATTGGCGACGCCAAGGACGCTGCCATCGCGCTCGATGAAATGAAAACGATCAAGCAACAACGGCGCGACCGGGGTGTGAAGAAAATCGAAGATCCCGATCTTTCCTCGTTG
- a CDS encoding TonB-dependent receptor: MRIRRDTKRLCSLGYWSGFAALLAILATASPWGNAQIATTTATLSGVVSDPSGAIVPNASVTLDATEKAINRTFITDAGGRYSFSQLPPATYKLTIKINGFETYEQKGIALNAAESATQNVSLTIGAESQSVVVTADASELNTDNSNVAASLDAKEIVELPLNVRNIYGLTTLNSSVSNTSESQMLLGGGSNTTDNADQDISFLNFNGGFFGTTAFMLDGSWDTDPEWGAVIFVPSVDGVQQFKIQNNSFTAQYGWSTGNVVNVVTKSGTRNFHGSAYEFYADNGLNALNYFSTSSTSLTRNQTGVSAGGPLYIPGLYRQRDKTFVFGLYEHFTVTTPTVVQYAVPDANFRAGNFSEILGAPTGKTDALGRPILLGQIYDPHSGRHITAGAVDPVTGLTASQTGYIRDPIKGNILSNLAGYAPDPIGAKLLSYYPCPTCTGTGNNYTVSASAPASSNEYSIRADHNFSSQATGYFRYSYKQEEKTGAAAAWGSDAAGPGNERPNNRWGAWAGLTQIFSPTFTMNITSGVQLWHETSNNQSFGFNSTSNLGLPSYLTSQYPLFPIVDVGSVSSMGPLAGNQQGVTNHGPIGTVGVDFIKLHGKNTLNFGFMGVEQMDSQKLYYQTTLDFSGNFTSGPDPLSGSGFANGNGVAQMLLGVLDSAGGGTSVGTIHNLTVSNRLLGEYVQDDWRPFHNLTVNLGLRYEVQTPDTYRNNEGSIFNPNALNPLSYTAGQPVLGALEFLSPGNRDVYNPNYTNIAPRVGFSYQPIAKAVVHGGYGIFFPQSVTCCFPADPDGFSATTYINPSLDGGVTPNPNISTSNPWGGVYAQITGNKNGEYQQLGNGLTSTFSSRRSPYVQQWMLGVQYAISPSDELEIDYIGNRGVRMIGSMNYNQLNPTYLPMGSNYLGGAAASNPFAAPLKALEAGGSIAPSGCNLDNASATNAQLLSPYPQYCNGGVAQTDAPVGQSLYNALQVTYNHRVSKGLTAMVSYTYSKFLDNVAGNNAWSYNGPTNWGVTPANNYNLAADKSVDGGDIPQSLVASYSYQLPIGRGKAVGSGINRIADAVVGGWELSGIASFKAGIPLGIFGNDQPSYGGNPRPDVIANPKMSHHTIHEWFNTGAFTYAPYGSFGDAPRYFSDLRGPRFQDWDTVLAKNWNFRETMRAQFRFETFNTFNHPNFYAPGAGSTSYSGCDPNATGCASSFGQITNAFPGRIVQWAGKFYW; the protein is encoded by the coding sequence TTGAGAATCAGACGCGACACAAAAAGACTATGCTCTCTCGGCTATTGGAGTGGATTTGCCGCTCTGCTCGCCATCCTGGCGACGGCCAGTCCATGGGGTAATGCACAGATCGCAACCACCACGGCGACGCTTTCCGGCGTCGTTTCCGATCCCTCGGGAGCGATCGTGCCCAACGCCTCCGTAACGCTGGACGCTACGGAGAAGGCAATCAATAGAACCTTCATCACGGACGCAGGTGGCCGGTACTCGTTCAGTCAACTTCCGCCGGCCACCTATAAATTGACAATCAAAATCAACGGATTCGAGACGTATGAGCAGAAGGGTATAGCTCTCAACGCGGCCGAATCCGCTACACAAAATGTGTCGCTGACTATCGGGGCCGAATCGCAGTCGGTCGTGGTGACCGCCGATGCTTCCGAACTGAACACCGATAATTCGAACGTGGCGGCGAGCCTGGATGCCAAGGAGATCGTCGAACTGCCCCTGAATGTGCGCAACATCTACGGTCTCACCACTCTCAATTCTTCCGTCAGCAACACGTCGGAAAGCCAGATGCTGTTGGGCGGCGGCAGTAACACCACCGATAATGCGGACCAGGACATCTCATTCCTGAATTTCAACGGTGGCTTCTTTGGAACAACCGCGTTCATGCTTGACGGTTCATGGGATACGGACCCAGAGTGGGGCGCCGTCATCTTCGTTCCTTCCGTGGACGGGGTTCAGCAATTCAAAATCCAGAACAACTCCTTCACTGCACAGTACGGTTGGAGCACGGGCAACGTGGTGAACGTCGTCACGAAATCGGGGACGCGCAATTTCCACGGCTCGGCGTATGAGTTCTATGCCGACAATGGCCTCAATGCCTTGAACTACTTCTCGACATCCAGTACGTCCCTCACTCGCAACCAGACGGGCGTATCGGCAGGCGGACCGCTCTACATTCCCGGGCTGTATAGACAACGCGACAAGACCTTCGTCTTTGGCCTCTACGAACACTTCACTGTAACCACTCCGACCGTAGTCCAGTATGCTGTGCCGGACGCCAACTTCCGCGCCGGAAACTTCTCCGAGATTCTGGGCGCTCCAACCGGAAAAACAGACGCGCTCGGCCGGCCCATCCTTCTGGGGCAGATTTACGATCCACACAGCGGACGCCATATCACCGCGGGCGCGGTCGATCCAGTTACCGGCCTTACGGCCAGTCAAACCGGGTACATCCGCGATCCAATCAAGGGCAACATCCTCTCCAACCTTGCTGGCTATGCGCCAGATCCCATTGGCGCAAAGCTGCTGAGTTACTACCCCTGCCCAACCTGCACCGGAACGGGCAATAATTACACCGTCTCCGCTTCCGCGCCCGCAAGCTCGAATGAATACAGCATTCGGGCCGACCACAACTTCAGCAGCCAAGCCACCGGTTATTTCCGTTACTCATACAAGCAGGAGGAAAAGACCGGAGCCGCAGCGGCCTGGGGTTCCGATGCTGCAGGCCCCGGCAATGAACGGCCAAACAACCGCTGGGGAGCGTGGGCCGGGCTCACCCAGATATTCAGCCCGACCTTCACCATGAACATCACATCGGGCGTCCAGCTGTGGCATGAAACCTCGAATAATCAGTCGTTCGGATTCAACTCCACCAGCAATCTCGGGCTCCCGTCCTACCTCACCTCGCAATACCCGTTGTTCCCGATCGTCGATGTAGGAAGCGTGTCCTCAATGGGTCCGTTGGCCGGGAACCAGCAGGGTGTCACCAACCACGGCCCCATCGGCACAGTGGGTGTAGACTTCATCAAACTTCACGGCAAAAACACGCTGAACTTCGGGTTCATGGGAGTCGAGCAGATGGATAGTCAGAAGCTCTACTACCAGACCACCCTGGACTTCAGTGGAAATTTCACCTCAGGCCCGGATCCTCTAAGCGGCTCGGGATTTGCCAACGGTAATGGAGTAGCGCAGATGCTGCTCGGCGTCCTGGACAGCGCAGGTGGCGGAACAAGTGTTGGAACAATCCACAATCTCACCGTCTCTAACCGTCTCCTGGGCGAGTATGTGCAAGACGACTGGAGGCCATTCCACAACCTCACAGTCAATCTCGGCCTCCGTTACGAAGTGCAAACTCCGGACACCTATCGCAATAACGAAGGTTCGATCTTCAACCCGAATGCGTTGAACCCCCTCAGCTATACGGCTGGCCAGCCGGTCCTTGGAGCCCTGGAGTTTCTGAGCCCTGGAAATCGTGACGTCTACAACCCGAACTACACCAACATAGCGCCTCGCGTCGGCTTCTCGTATCAGCCTATTGCAAAAGCCGTAGTCCACGGCGGATATGGAATCTTCTTCCCGCAATCGGTGACCTGCTGCTTCCCGGCGGACCCCGATGGGTTCTCCGCCACAACTTACATAAACCCCAGCCTGGATGGGGGAGTCACCCCGAACCCGAACATCAGCACCAGCAATCCCTGGGGCGGTGTGTACGCGCAGATCACCGGCAACAAAAACGGGGAATACCAACAGCTCGGCAACGGGCTTACCAGCACCTTCTCCAGCCGCCGTTCTCCCTATGTGCAGCAATGGATGCTAGGCGTGCAGTATGCGATCAGCCCCAGCGACGAGCTCGAAATCGACTACATCGGCAACCGCGGCGTTCGCATGATTGGAAGCATGAACTACAACCAGCTGAATCCCACCTACTTGCCCATGGGTTCCAATTATCTGGGCGGGGCTGCGGCTTCCAATCCGTTCGCTGCGCCCTTGAAAGCTCTGGAGGCAGGGGGATCGATTGCTCCCAGCGGCTGCAATCTCGACAACGCATCCGCGACCAACGCGCAGTTGCTTTCGCCCTATCCGCAGTATTGTAATGGCGGGGTCGCCCAGACCGACGCGCCCGTTGGTCAGTCGCTCTACAATGCCTTGCAGGTCACATACAACCACCGGGTAAGCAAGGGGCTCACCGCGATGGTGTCCTATACTTACTCCAAGTTTCTCGACAATGTCGCCGGGAACAACGCCTGGTCCTACAACGGACCGACGAACTGGGGTGTTACGCCGGCCAACAACTACAACCTGGCGGCCGACAAGAGCGTCGATGGCGGCGATATTCCGCAATCGCTCGTAGCAAGCTACTCCTATCAACTGCCAATCGGACGGGGCAAGGCAGTCGGTTCGGGCATAAATCGCATTGCGGATGCCGTAGTGGGCGGATGGGAGCTTTCCGGAATCGCATCCTTCAAGGCTGGAATTCCGCTGGGCATCTTCGGCAACGATCAACCCTCTTATGGCGGCAATCCCCGACCGGATGTGATTGCGAATCCGAAGATGTCGCACCACACAATCCACGAATGGTTCAACACGGGCGCCTTCACGTACGCTCCGTATGGCTCATTCGGCGACGCTCCCCGTTACTTTTCCGATCTTCGCGGACCTCGCTTTCAGGACTGGGATACAGTGCTGGCGAAGAACTGGAACTTCAGAGAAACCATGCGAGCCCAATTCCGCTTCGAGACATTCAACACATTCAACCATCCAAACTTCTACGCGCCGGGGGCCGGGTCAACCAGTTACTCGGGTTGCGATCCCAATGCAACCGGATGCGCCAGCAGCTTTGGGCAAATCACCAATGCCTTCCCCGGCAGAATTGTCCAGTGGGCAGGAAAGTTCTACTGGTAA
- a CDS encoding DUF7009 family protein, which translates to MKLRIKGNSLRFRLRQTELAALVDAGHIEETVYLGSEPNARMTYALEHQPSLGCTTLRYHAPELTIVLATENVRAWAETKEVGIYAMIDLGAHGSLEVAVEKDYACLDLSDGDNIDTFPNPNEGAVC; encoded by the coding sequence ATGAAACTTCGCATCAAGGGTAACTCGCTGCGGTTTCGCCTGAGGCAGACGGAACTGGCTGCGCTGGTTGACGCGGGGCATATAGAGGAGACGGTTTACCTGGGCTCTGAGCCGAACGCCAGAATGACATATGCGCTGGAACACCAACCGTCTTTGGGCTGCACAACGCTTCGATATCATGCGCCTGAATTGACGATCGTTCTCGCCACGGAGAACGTCAGAGCCTGGGCGGAAACCAAAGAGGTTGGAATTTACGCCATGATTGACCTTGGAGCGCACGGCTCTCTCGAAGTCGCTGTTGAAAAGGACTATGCCTGCCTGGACCTAAGCGATGGGGACAACATTGATACCTTCCCCAACCCCAACGAGGGCGCGGTTTGCTGA
- a CDS encoding cytochrome ubiquinol oxidase subunit I, whose translation MDILTLHRIHFAFTITYHYLFPQLTMGLALLIVVLKTLALKTGKEHYAISARFWAKIFAINFLLGVVTGIPMEFQFGTNWSEFSRRTGGVIGMPIAMEGIFSFFLESAFLGLFLFGEKRLPRWAHWLSAFLVFVGSWISGFFIIIANAWMQHPVAYQLLPNGVYEVSSFWGLMLNPWAWLEYAHNMSGAVITGAFVMSAVGALYLLQRRDEEYGRTFLKLGVIVGLISCATQIFPTGDMHGKYLAEHQPAAIAGMEGLFHSEKGAAMVVLGQPDFEHEKIDNPLAVNKLLSFLIYGTTSAEVQGLDQFPRDQWPTTLPLLFYAYHIMAGLGTYFVGIMGLAGLLLWRGKLYKSRWILWPILLSFPLPYIANTAGWMCAEIGRQPWLVYGLIRTSQGYSTHIGVGTSLFTLLGFLGMYSVLSILWIVLVYNFIQSGPKAPHEAVAGQSFTAA comes from the coding sequence ATGGACATCTTAACGCTGCACAGAATCCACTTTGCCTTTACGATCACGTATCACTATCTCTTTCCGCAACTGACGATGGGCCTGGCGCTGCTTATCGTCGTGCTGAAGACGCTTGCGTTGAAGACAGGAAAAGAACACTATGCAATATCGGCGCGCTTCTGGGCGAAGATATTTGCTATTAACTTCCTGCTTGGCGTTGTGACTGGAATTCCGATGGAATTTCAGTTCGGAACGAACTGGTCGGAGTTCTCGCGCAGGACCGGCGGCGTGATCGGGATGCCAATTGCGATGGAAGGCATTTTCTCGTTCTTTCTGGAGTCCGCATTTCTTGGGCTTTTTCTTTTTGGGGAAAAGCGATTGCCGCGCTGGGCGCATTGGTTGTCTGCGTTTCTGGTCTTTGTCGGTTCGTGGATATCGGGATTCTTCATCATCATCGCCAACGCATGGATGCAACATCCAGTCGCTTATCAGTTGCTGCCGAACGGCGTGTATGAAGTTAGCAGCTTTTGGGGTCTTATGCTCAATCCGTGGGCATGGCTGGAGTACGCCCACAACATGTCCGGAGCGGTGATTACGGGCGCCTTCGTCATGTCCGCGGTGGGCGCGCTTTACCTGCTACAGCGCCGCGATGAAGAGTATGGACGCACCTTCCTGAAGCTGGGCGTCATCGTTGGTCTGATCTCCTGCGCCACCCAGATCTTCCCGACCGGCGACATGCACGGCAAGTATCTGGCCGAGCATCAACCTGCCGCAATCGCCGGCATGGAAGGCCTCTTCCACTCCGAGAAGGGAGCGGCCATGGTGGTGCTGGGACAGCCGGACTTCGAACACGAGAAGATCGACAATCCCCTCGCGGTCAACAAGCTGCTCAGCTTCCTGATCTACGGAACCACATCGGCTGAAGTGCAGGGCCTTGACCAGTTTCCCCGCGACCAATGGCCGACCACACTGCCGCTGCTCTTCTACGCTTATCACATCATGGCAGGTCTCGGAACCTACTTCGTCGGCATCATGGGACTTGCCGGATTGCTGTTATGGCGCGGCAAGCTGTATAAGTCACGATGGATTTTGTGGCCGATTCTGCTTAGCTTTCCGTTGCCGTATATCGCGAACACGGCCGGTTGGATGTGCGCGGAGATCGGCCGTCAGCCCTGGCTTGTTTATGGACTGATTCGGACCTCGCAGGGTTACTCAACGCATATCGGCGTGGGCACGAGTCTTTTCACGCTACTGGGATTTCTTGGGATGTATTCGGTCCTTTCGATCTTGTGGATTGTCCTTGTCTATAACTTCATTCAATCCGGCCCGAAGGCGCCTCATGAAGCGGTTGCCGGCCAGAGCTTTACGGCGGCATAG
- the fdhF gene encoding formate dehydrogenase subunit alpha → MNNGNHGKDSKAIEISIDGKIIAASEGELLVEAVLREKEIPHICYHSPLMGPIQTCDTCLVEVGGKLQRACGTKVSAGMQVVTESERAKNARSEAFDVILGNHMLYCTVCDNNNENCRVHNTALALNVQHQHHEFKPKPYEVDMSNPFYRYDPSQCILCGQCVQACQTVQVNETLSIGWELDHPRVLWDGGMQIGGSSCVSCGHCITVCPCNALMEKSMLGEAGFMSGMPKTALNKMIDVVKAIEPEMGYGAIMQVSQTESMMREERIKKTKTVCTYCAVGCSYDVWTKGRNILKIVPQHGEANEISTCVKGKFGWDFVNSKDRLQSPLIREGNGFREASWEEALTLVVSKFTEIKNQYGPDALSVIISSKCTNEDGYLMQKFARAVLGTNNIDNCSRYCQAPATTGLFRTVGYGGDSGSIENIAKSGLVLIIGSNTAEAHPVLATRVKRAHKLFGQRLIVADPREHEMAHRADIHFRPRPGTDLVWLSAMSRYMIDNGHAKMDFVNQWVNGFEEYRKSLEPFTMEYAAKTCEVPLETLEQVARELVAARSIAILWAMGITQHMRASDGSTAISNLLLITGNYMRDEGGAYPLRGHNNVQGAGDIGAAPNVFPGYQPVNDPEIRAKFEKVWGVPLPSERGMDNHQMVDGMVEGKMRAMYLAGEDMIQADSNANHVAKAYGNLDFFVVQDIFFSETCRYADVILPAVPALEKEGTFSSTERRIQRLYQALPELGDSRADWKITQDIANRMGANWNYTHPSEIMAEMASLTPLYAGVTFERLEEYKTLQWPVAEDGTDQPVLYLNGFPFPDNKAKFHPLEFREPDEALDEEFDLFLNNGRMLEHFHEGNMTKRVSGIHEETPERYLEISEELARERDIESGQWVRVTSRHGTLKIKVLVAKRVVGQQVYLGLYSPNEGPINILTGSHADNATNTPAYKETAVRIEVLPEKGSNPLKPLNPRFSGKPTPQNGVEVERKWARKDYRMPGTQALVQIQPSR, encoded by the coding sequence ATGAATAACGGCAACCACGGAAAAGACTCGAAGGCCATCGAGATCTCGATTGACGGAAAGATAATCGCTGCATCGGAAGGGGAACTTCTCGTCGAAGCCGTTCTTCGTGAAAAAGAGATTCCTCATATCTGCTATCACTCGCCACTGATGGGGCCGATCCAGACCTGCGATACATGCCTCGTCGAAGTGGGTGGAAAGCTTCAGCGGGCTTGTGGTACGAAGGTCAGCGCAGGCATGCAAGTGGTGACAGAATCCGAGCGCGCCAAGAATGCGCGTTCCGAAGCGTTCGACGTGATTCTTGGAAATCACATGCTGTACTGCACGGTATGCGACAACAACAATGAGAATTGCCGAGTTCACAATACGGCGCTTGCGTTGAATGTGCAGCATCAGCACCACGAGTTCAAGCCGAAGCCGTACGAAGTCGACATGTCCAATCCGTTTTACCGTTATGACCCTAGTCAGTGTATTCTCTGCGGCCAATGCGTTCAGGCATGCCAGACGGTGCAGGTTAACGAGACACTCTCGATCGGCTGGGAACTGGATCATCCGCGTGTGCTATGGGATGGCGGCATGCAGATTGGCGGATCCAGTTGCGTTTCATGCGGCCACTGCATCACTGTTTGCCCATGCAATGCGTTAATGGAGAAATCCATGCTGGGCGAGGCCGGGTTCATGAGCGGCATGCCGAAGACCGCACTGAACAAGATGATCGATGTAGTCAAGGCGATTGAGCCCGAAATGGGTTATGGCGCGATCATGCAGGTCTCACAGACCGAGTCGATGATGCGCGAGGAGCGCATCAAGAAGACCAAGACGGTATGCACCTATTGCGCTGTGGGCTGCAGCTATGATGTGTGGACCAAGGGACGCAATATCCTCAAAATTGTCCCGCAGCATGGAGAAGCGAACGAGATATCAACCTGCGTCAAAGGTAAGTTTGGCTGGGATTTTGTAAATAGCAAGGACCGGCTGCAATCGCCCCTGATCCGCGAAGGCAACGGCTTCCGCGAGGCGAGCTGGGAAGAAGCGCTGACGCTGGTGGTCTCGAAGTTCACCGAGATCAAGAACCAGTACGGCCCGGATGCACTGTCCGTGATCATCTCTTCGAAGTGCACCAATGAAGATGGCTACCTGATGCAGAAGTTCGCCCGTGCTGTGCTGGGGACAAACAATATCGACAACTGCTCGCGCTACTGCCAGGCCCCGGCGACGACCGGCCTGTTCCGCACGGTGGGCTATGGCGGCGACTCGGGATCGATCGAGAACATCGCGAAGTCAGGCCTGGTACTGATCATCGGCAGTAACACCGCCGAAGCTCACCCTGTACTTGCGACCCGCGTGAAGCGTGCACACAAGCTGTTTGGCCAGCGTCTGATCGTAGCCGATCCGCGTGAGCACGAGATGGCGCATCGCGCCGATATTCACTTCCGTCCGCGTCCGGGAACCGACCTGGTGTGGCTGTCGGCAATGAGCCGCTACATGATCGACAACGGCCACGCGAAGATGGACTTTGTGAATCAGTGGGTGAATGGCTTCGAGGAATATCGGAAAAGCCTTGAGCCCTTCACGATGGAGTACGCGGCAAAGACCTGCGAGGTTCCGCTGGAGACTCTTGAACAGGTCGCGAGGGAACTCGTCGCTGCAAGAAGTATTGCGATCCTCTGGGCGATGGGCATCACGCAGCATATGCGTGCTTCCGATGGTTCGACGGCCATCTCGAATCTGCTTCTGATTACTGGCAACTACATGCGTGACGAGGGCGGGGCTTATCCTTTGCGCGGCCATAACAACGTACAGGGAGCCGGAGACATAGGCGCAGCGCCGAACGTCTTCCCGGGCTACCAGCCGGTGAACGATCCTGAGATCCGCGCAAAGTTCGAGAAGGTGTGGGGTGTGCCTCTCCCGTCGGAGCGCGGCATGGACAACCACCAGATGGTGGACGGGATGGTCGAGGGCAAGATGCGGGCGATGTACCTGGCCGGCGAGGATATGATCCAGGCCGACTCGAACGCGAACCACGTCGCCAAGGCCTATGGGAATCTGGATTTCTTCGTCGTGCAGGACATCTTCTTCAGCGAGACCTGCCGCTACGCCGACGTGATTCTTCCCGCCGTCCCGGCCCTGGAAAAGGAGGGTACGTTCAGCAGCACGGAGCGACGGATCCAGCGGCTCTATCAGGCTCTGCCCGAGTTGGGAGACAGCCGCGCCGACTGGAAGATCACGCAGGACATTGCCAACCGGATGGGCGCTAATTGGAACTATACGCACCCGTCGGAAATCATGGCAGAGATGGCCTCGCTGACGCCGCTCTATGCAGGAGTAACCTTTGAGCGGCTCGAAGAGTACAAGACCCTGCAGTGGCCAGTGGCGGAGGACGGGACCGATCAGCCGGTGCTATACCTCAACGGCTTTCCCTTCCCGGACAACAAGGCGAAGTTCCATCCGCTCGAGTTCCGCGAACCGGATGAGGCATTGGACGAGGAGTTCGATCTCTTCCTCAACAACGGCCGCATGCTGGAGCATTTCCACGAAGGCAACATGACAAAGCGGGTTTCCGGCATTCATGAAGAGACACCGGAGCGGTATCTGGAGATCTCGGAGGAGTTGGCGCGGGAGCGAGATATCGAATCCGGTCAGTGGGTGCGCGTCACCAGCCGTCACGGAACGCTGAAGATCAAGGTGTTGGTCGCAAAACGGGTGGTCGGCCAACAGGTGTACCTGGGGCTATACTCGCCGAACGAAGGGCCGATCAACATCCTGACAGGATCGCATGCGGATAACGCGACGAATACACCGGCGTACAAAGAGACCGCGGTCAGGATCGAAGTGCTTCCGGAGAAGGGCAGCAATCCGCTCAAACCGCTGAACCCACGTTTCTCGGGCAAGCCGACCCCGCAGAACGGGGTCGAGGTGGAGCGCAAGTGGGCGCGCAAGGACTACCGCATGCCGGGCACTCAAGCGCTTGTTCAGATTCAACCAAGCAGATAG
- a CDS encoding nuclear transport factor 2 family protein gives MNTQQILPLVPPFTGEIATQKVRKAEDGWNSRDPQKVSLAYTIDSVWRNRAEFVKGREEIIKFLTRKWQRELDYRLIKELWTFDLDRIAVRFAYEWHDDSGNWYRSYGNENWEFDLSGIMHHRYASVNDLPIKEADRKFHWPQGRRPDDHPGLSELGL, from the coding sequence ATGAACACGCAGCAAATCTTGCCACTTGTACCGCCCTTTACCGGAGAGATCGCGACACAGAAAGTGCGCAAAGCAGAGGACGGATGGAACTCACGCGACCCGCAAAAGGTATCTCTGGCATACACGATTGATAGCGTCTGGCGCAACCGGGCTGAATTCGTGAAGGGCCGTGAGGAGATTATCAAGTTCCTGACTAGGAAGTGGCAACGCGAGTTGGATTACAGGCTCATCAAGGAACTTTGGACCTTTGATTTGGACCGCATTGCAGTGCGCTTTGCATACGAATGGCATGATGATTCCGGCAACTGGTATCGCTCATATGGAAATGAGAACTGGGAGTTTGACCTGAGCGGCATCATGCATCACCGCTATGCCAGCGTCAACGACCTGCCGATTAAGGAAGCGGATCGAAAGTTTCACTGGCCGCAAGGACGACGCCCTGACGATCATCCTGGGCTCTCTGAACTAGGGCTCTAA